A window of the Tenebrio molitor chromosome 1, icTenMoli1.1, whole genome shotgun sequence genome harbors these coding sequences:
- the LOC138122118 gene encoding alpha-L-fucosidase-like, whose amino-acid sequence MAVLFLLTLSVVLSQVAADYDPTWDSLDARPLPEWFDKAKIGIFIHWGVFSVPSFGSEWFWFRWNEGRADHVEFMEKNYPPNFTYQDFAKEFTAEFYDPSEWADLFVKAGAQYVVLTTKHHEGYTLWPSKYSYSWNSNDVGPHRDLVGELADAIRKTDIHFGLYHSLFEWFHPVYDEDRANNWTTTTFVDSKIIPEMKELINTYQPEVLWSDGDGEAPDTYWKSTEFLAWLYNESPVKDIIVTNDRWGTGTPCTHGGFFSCNDRYNPDVLLPHKWENAMTIDKVSWGYRRNAVISDVLTTHELLVTLTQTISCGGNILINVGPTKEGTIVPVFQERLLDLGSWLSVNGEAIYESTPWTTQNDTLSSSVWYTAKNSSVYAVVLDWPADNLLSLGSANSLFENSDTTVGLLGGNDQLSWELNGDQVDIVFPDKSTVASNWAWVLKISPADT is encoded by the exons ATGGCGGTCTTATTTCTGTTAACACTGTCCGTTGTTTTGAGCCAAGTGGCTGCTGACTATGATCCAACATGGGACAGCTTGGACGCTCGACCTTTACCCGAGTGGTTCGATAAAGCAAAGATCGGAATTTTCATCCACTGGGGTGTGTTCTCCGTCCCTAGTTTCGGAAGTGAATGGTTTTGGTTCAGATGGAATg AAGGTAGAGCCGATCATGTCGAAttcatggaaaaaaattatcctCCAAACTTTACTTACCAAGATTTTGCCAAAGAGTTTACCGCGGAATTTTACGACCCCTCAGAATGGGCTGATTTATTTGTGAAAGCGGGCGCCCA ATATGTGGTGTTAACTACCAAGCATCATGAAGGCTACACCTTGTGGCCCTCAAAGTATTCATACAGTTGGAACTCCAATGACGTGGGACCTCACAGAGATCTCGTAG GCGAACTTGCTGACGCTATCAGAAAAACAGATATTCATTTTGGATTGTATCATTCTTTATTCGAGTGGTTCCACCCTGTTTACGATGAAGACCGAGCTAATAACTGGACAACAACCACTTTCGTCGATTCTAAAATAATACCGGAAATGAAAGAGTTAATAAATACTTATCAACCGGAAGTATTATGGTCAGATGGTGACGGAGAAGCACCTGACACCTACTGGAAATCTACAGAGTTTCTTGCATGGCTGTACAATGAGAGTCCCGTGAAAGACATCATTGTTACAAATGACAGGTGGGGAACTGGAACTCCTTGCACTCATGGTGGATTCTTTTCTTGTAATGATAGATATAATCCAG ATGTGTTGCTGCCGCATAAATGGGAAAACGCTATGACTATAGACAAAGTCTCTTGGGGCTACAGAAGAAATGCAGTAATAAGTGACGTATTAACTACACATGAGCTACTTGTCACACTCACACAAACCATTAGTTGTGGAG GTAATATTCTCATAAACGTTGGACCCACGAAGGAAGGAACGATTGTTCCAGTTTTTCAAGAACGTTTATTGGATCTTGGCAGCTGGTTGTCCGTGAACGGTGAAGCAATATACGAGAGCACTCCCTGGACTACACAAAATGACACTTTAAGTTCCAGTGTCTGGTATACTGCCAAGAATTCATCTGTATACGCAGTGGTTTTGGATTGGCCTGCAGATAATCTATTGAGTCTAGGATCTGCTAATTCGCTTTTCGAAAATTCAGATACAACGGTTGGTTTACTGGGGGGAAACGATCAACTTTCC tgGGAGCTTAATGGAGATCAAGTGGACATAGTTTTTCCAGATAAGTCAACAGTTGCCAGTAATTGGGCTTGGGTTCTTAAAATATCGCCAGCAGATACATAA